A part of Desulfobacter sp. genomic DNA contains:
- a CDS encoding ATP synthase subunit I: MADLEKIINFITRTNWLLFFASSLVALFLASQKMYLGVFLGGLVVTVNFHLLKKTVSNNINREAVMEKGKSLVGSLLFKYYIRFTVTGAIIFLLISTHSVHPLGLLAGLSVVVASTFIAAGIELTRILFKEAV; this comes from the coding sequence ATGGCGGATCTTGAAAAGATAATAAATTTCATCACACGGACCAACTGGCTGCTCTTTTTTGCAAGCAGCCTGGTTGCCCTGTTCCTGGCCTCCCAGAAAATGTATCTGGGGGTCTTTCTGGGCGGTCTGGTAGTCACGGTGAATTTCCATCTCCTCAAGAAGACCGTCAGCAACAATATCAACAGGGAAGCTGTGATGGAAAAGGGGAAATCCTTGGTGGGGAGTCTCCTTTTTAAGTATTACATCCGGTTTACGGTGACGGGTGCCATTATCTTCCTCTTGATATCAACCCATAGTGTTCATCCGTTAGGGCTACTGGCGGGCCTTTCGGTTGTTGTTGCAAGTACCTTTATTGCAGCGGGGATCGAATTGACAAGGATCTTATTCAAGGAGGCGGTTTAA
- a CDS encoding ABC transporter ATP-binding protein, protein MLRIKNLKCGYGSITAVHGVSLSVQKGELISIIGANGAGKSSLLLAICGLMKSWSGEILFNDKPLGGMSPPAIVRAGISMVPEGRQIFSPLSVMDNLKMGAYTMYRKGMKSEVVQDLQMVLDMFPILRERADQLAGTLSGGEQQMLAIGRALMARPSLLVLDEPSMGLAPKIVEMIFNTIETLRTQGVTILLVEQNARAALKIADRGYVLETGKTVLQGSADELLVDDDVKRAYLGQDYGDFYDGRDN, encoded by the coding sequence ATGCTGAGAATTAAAAATTTAAAATGCGGTTACGGCAGTATCACCGCCGTCCACGGGGTAAGCCTATCGGTGCAGAAGGGGGAATTGATCTCCATTATCGGGGCCAACGGGGCCGGAAAAAGCTCCCTGCTCCTCGCCATCTGCGGACTGATGAAGAGCTGGTCCGGAGAGATTCTCTTCAATGACAAGCCCCTGGGGGGCATGTCCCCCCCGGCCATTGTCCGGGCCGGGATCAGTATGGTGCCAGAAGGACGGCAGATTTTCTCCCCCCTCAGTGTCATGGACAACCTTAAGATGGGGGCCTACACCATGTACCGCAAGGGGATGAAATCCGAAGTGGTGCAGGACCTGCAGATGGTGCTGGACATGTTCCCCATCCTCAGGGAGCGGGCCGACCAGCTTGCCGGCACCCTGTCCGGCGGGGAACAGCAGATGCTTGCCATCGGCCGGGCCCTGATGGCAAGGCCCAGCCTGCTGGTCCTGGACGAGCCCTCCATGGGGCTTGCCCCTAAAATTGTTGAAATGATTTTCAATACCATCGAAACCCTGAGGACCCAGGGAGTGACCATTCTTTTGGTGGAACAGAACGCCAGGGCCGCCCTTAAAATTGCCGACCGGGGGTATGTGCTGGAAACCGGCAAAACGGTCCTCCAGGGCAGTGCCGATGAACTGCTGGTGGACGATGATGTGAAACGCGCCTATCTGGGTCAGGATTACGGAGATTTTTACGACGGGAGGGATAACTAA
- a CDS encoding ABC transporter ATP-binding protein, giving the protein MKRPELNPDIHALLAVDSLTKMFGGVRAQDDISFSIEPGIVCGLIGPNGAGKTTLFNMITGIYPPDRGRVVFNGRDTRKMAVHQLVNAGIARTFQHVELFGSMTLLENVLVGMHVRTRSGFWGAVTRLPFVLREEKAAVEKAEALLEFTGLIDYAGKPAGDLPVGRQKTAEIARALASDPLLLLLDEPAAGLNAVETEALGQLIGQVKAAGVTMMLVEHDMSLAMGVSDKVIVLDQGRKLAEGSPRQIQNNEAVMAAYLGQG; this is encoded by the coding sequence ATGAAACGGCCTGAACTGAACCCTGACATCCATGCCCTGCTGGCGGTGGACTCCCTGACCAAGATGTTCGGCGGGGTCCGGGCCCAGGACGATATTTCCTTCTCCATTGAACCTGGAATCGTCTGCGGCCTCATCGGCCCCAACGGGGCGGGCAAGACCACTTTGTTCAACATGATCACGGGCATCTACCCCCCCGACAGGGGGCGTGTGGTTTTCAACGGCAGAGACACAAGAAAAATGGCGGTCCACCAATTGGTTAACGCCGGGATTGCCCGGACCTTCCAGCATGTGGAACTTTTCGGTTCCATGACGCTGCTGGAGAACGTCCTGGTGGGTATGCATGTCAGGACCCGGTCCGGATTCTGGGGGGCGGTGACCCGGCTTCCCTTTGTGCTGCGTGAAGAAAAAGCAGCCGTGGAAAAGGCCGAGGCCCTGCTGGAATTCACAGGCCTGATAGATTACGCCGGGAAACCTGCCGGCGACCTGCCCGTGGGCCGGCAGAAAACAGCAGAAATCGCCCGGGCCCTGGCATCGGATCCTTTGCTCCTTCTCCTGGACGAGCCCGCAGCCGGCCTGAACGCCGTGGAAACCGAGGCCTTGGGGCAATTGATCGGACAGGTAAAAGCCGCGGGCGTCACCATGATGCTGGTGGAACACGATATGAGCCTGGCCATGGGCGTCTCTGACAAGGTGATCGTCCTGGACCAGGGCAGGAAACTGGCCGAGGGGTCTCCAAGACAGATACAGAACAACGAAGCGGTAATGGCCGCCTATCTGGGCCAGGGGTGA
- the atpE gene encoding ATP synthase F0 subunit C gives MEFLVGSVWAAGLAIGIAAFGCGIGQGLGLNGAMAGISRNPEAAGKIQVNMLIGLALIESLCIYALVVAMILLFVHPAIAPAVQALGGH, from the coding sequence ATGGAATTTCTAGTTGGTAGTGTATGGGCTGCAGGTCTGGCAATCGGTATTGCTGCATTCGGTTGCGGTATTGGTCAGGGTCTTGGTTTGAACGGCGCAATGGCCGGTATCTCCAGAAACCCCGAAGCCGCCGGTAAAATCCAGGTTAACATGCTCATCGGTCTGGCACTGATCGAATCTCTGTGTATCTACGCACTGGTTGTTGCTATGATCCTGCTGTTCGTTCATCCTGCAATCGCTCCCGCAGTTCAGGCCCTTGGCGGACATTAA
- the pgeF gene encoding peptidoglycan editing factor PgeF, translating into MAPPDVLTFDHLSACPGLVHGVFSRAGGNSTGPFAAMNIGMGCGDRREIVAENRSRMLDRLGLDRAVFLNQVHGDEILVVKQGMDFREWVWDRETRETLRPAAADAVVTDVADLGLVIQTADCQAVVLFDPVNRVLANVHAGWRGSVANILGKCISAMSANFGCRPENVLAGISPSLGPCCAEFVNYRTEIPRPLWQYRTNRPHYFDFWAISRAQLVEMGVKPSHILAMEICTKCNANRFFSYRAQKETGRFGTVIGFKKDE; encoded by the coding sequence ATGGCGCCTCCTGATGTGCTGACATTTGATCATTTGTCCGCCTGTCCCGGCCTGGTACACGGCGTTTTTTCCCGGGCCGGTGGAAACAGCACCGGCCCTTTTGCCGCCATGAATATCGGCATGGGCTGCGGCGACCGCCGGGAGATTGTGGCTGAAAACCGTTCCAGGATGCTGGACAGGCTGGGCCTGGACCGGGCGGTATTCCTTAATCAGGTCCACGGGGATGAGATTCTGGTGGTTAAACAGGGAATGGATTTCCGGGAATGGGTTTGGGACAGAGAAACCCGGGAGACCCTGAGGCCGGCTGCGGCCGATGCCGTGGTCACGGACGTGGCGGATCTCGGGCTGGTGATCCAGACCGCCGACTGCCAGGCCGTGGTTCTTTTTGATCCGGTGAACCGGGTCCTTGCCAATGTCCATGCCGGATGGCGGGGCAGCGTTGCAAATATTCTCGGCAAGTGCATCTCCGCCATGTCAGCTAATTTTGGCTGCCGGCCGGAAAATGTCTTGGCCGGCATATCCCCGTCCCTGGGGCCCTGCTGCGCCGAATTTGTCAATTACCGGACAGAGATTCCCAGGCCGCTGTGGCAGTACCGGACAAATAGGCCCCATTATTTTGATTTCTGGGCAATTTCCAGGGCGCAACTGGTTGAAATGGGAGTGAAACCCTCCCATATCCTTGCCATGGAGATCTGTACAAAATGCAATGCAAACCGTTTTTTTTCCTACCGTGCCCAAAAAGAGACCGGCAGGTTCGGGACGGTAATCGGATTCAAAAAAGATGAGTAA
- a CDS encoding ABC transporter substrate-binding protein has product MKKMTIALLILTLALLPATGAVAAPVYKIGGIFSSTGRASFLGDPEKKTMEMMVDKINAAGGIDGHMLEAVIYDSEGDPAKAVSAVNKLLHKDKVLAIIGPSTTPTTLAIVNFVERAQVPLISCAAGVKITSPVKPWVFKTAQSDLLAVAAVYQHIKAAGIKKIGILTVANSFGESGKNQLLTQAKENGIEVVKAESFGAKDTDMTAQLTKIKAAGPDAIVCWGTNPGPAVVAKNAKQLKIDIPLYQSHGVASPKFIELAGDAAEGIILPTGKILVTGLLDDSDAQKGILEGYQADYQGKYKGNVSGFGGYAYDAVNILAGALKGSGGDKNKIRAALEATQSHVGATGEFNFSDKDHNGLSPEAFVMVEIKDGTWKLIK; this is encoded by the coding sequence ATGAAAAAAATGACAATCGCATTGTTGATCCTTACTCTCGCCCTATTGCCGGCCACCGGCGCCGTGGCGGCGCCCGTCTATAAGATCGGCGGGATTTTCTCATCCACGGGCAGGGCCTCTTTCCTGGGCGACCCTGAAAAAAAGACAATGGAAATGATGGTGGACAAAATCAACGCCGCCGGCGGCATTGACGGCCACATGCTCGAAGCAGTGATTTACGATTCCGAAGGGGATCCGGCCAAGGCGGTCTCCGCCGTGAACAAGCTGTTGCACAAGGATAAGGTTCTGGCCATCATCGGCCCCTCAACCACCCCCACCACCCTGGCCATTGTCAACTTTGTGGAACGGGCCCAGGTTCCCCTGATCTCCTGCGCTGCCGGCGTGAAGATCACCTCGCCGGTCAAGCCCTGGGTATTTAAAACCGCCCAGAGCGATCTTCTGGCCGTAGCCGCCGTCTACCAGCACATAAAGGCCGCCGGCATTAAAAAAATCGGTATCCTCACCGTGGCCAATTCCTTTGGAGAGAGCGGCAAAAACCAGTTGCTGACCCAGGCAAAGGAAAACGGCATTGAGGTCGTAAAGGCGGAAAGCTTCGGCGCCAAGGACACGGACATGACCGCCCAGCTCACTAAAATCAAGGCGGCCGGCCCCGATGCCATTGTCTGCTGGGGCACCAACCCCGGCCCGGCTGTTGTGGCCAAAAACGCCAAGCAGCTTAAAATTGATATCCCCCTCTACCAGAGCCACGGAGTGGCCTCTCCAAAATTCATCGAACTGGCCGGCGATGCGGCCGAAGGCATTATCCTGCCCACCGGCAAAATCCTGGTGACCGGGCTGCTGGATGATTCCGACGCCCAGAAGGGTATCCTGGAAGGCTACCAGGCCGACTACCAGGGCAAATACAAGGGCAATGTATCCGGCTTCGGCGGTTATGCCTATGATGCCGTGAATATCCTGGCCGGGGCGTTGAAAGGCAGCGGCGGAGACAAAAACAAGATCCGGGCCGCCCTGGAAGCCACCCAGAGCCATGTGGGCGCCACCGGCGAATTCAACTTCTCGGACAAGGACCACAACGGCCTCTCCCCGGAAGCCTTTGTTATGGTTGAAATCAAAGACGGTACCTGGAAACTGATTAAGTAA
- the atpB gene encoding F0F1 ATP synthase subunit A — translation MEHPYLFLTSVFGLFGKNAEAWAAAHPHVTYMWLAMIVLVVLGWLGGKGVAMVPKTAQNVFEVIISGLEEFMVGITGEEGRKSFPLLLTVFLFVLLGNLFGLVPTLYPPTANINTTVALAIIVVSWSHVIGIQKHGAKYIKHFLGPVPALMPLFFVIEVIGHLARVLSLTLRLFGNMMGHELVVGILLMLAGPFLVPLPIMAMGILVSLIQAIVFFLLPTMYIAGAIEEAH, via the coding sequence GTGGAACATCCATATTTGTTTCTTACTTCAGTGTTCGGTTTGTTCGGAAAAAATGCGGAAGCGTGGGCTGCTGCGCATCCCCATGTTACTTACATGTGGCTGGCCATGATTGTTTTAGTTGTTCTGGGCTGGCTCGGCGGCAAAGGGGTTGCAATGGTCCCCAAAACCGCTCAGAATGTTTTTGAGGTCATTATCTCAGGTCTTGAAGAGTTTATGGTGGGCATCACCGGTGAAGAGGGCAGAAAGTCCTTTCCCCTGCTGCTGACCGTTTTCCTTTTTGTTCTACTGGGCAACCTGTTCGGCCTGGTTCCCACCCTTTATCCGCCCACTGCAAATATTAATACCACTGTGGCGCTGGCCATTATCGTTGTTTCCTGGAGCCATGTTATCGGTATCCAGAAACACGGCGCCAAATATATCAAACATTTTCTGGGACCTGTACCTGCCCTGATGCCCCTGTTCTTCGTCATTGAAGTCATCGGCCACCTGGCAAGGGTACTCTCCCTCACCCTCCGTCTCTTCGGCAACATGATGGGCCACGAACTGGTTGTGGGTATTCTGCTGATGCTGGCAGGACCTTTCCTGGTTCCCCTTCCCATCATGGCAATGGGCATCCTGGTATCCCTGATCCAGGCCATTGTATTTTTCCTCCTGCCCACCATGTACATCGCCGGTGCCATTGAGGAAGCTCATTAA
- a CDS encoding PilZ domain-containing protein codes for MTDNSLEFQPMPGIDSGEDKVRNSFRVPASDKDNVLAVFYQKTFTVVNISSIGIAIRADSCLEFEAGQIIEDAELVLGSQRMEGLTAKVVHCSVHDTGDLQFGLAWVNMTAEEKERIDGVIERIKARFLSKE; via the coding sequence ATGACTGATAACTCACTGGAATTTCAGCCCATGCCCGGCATTGATTCCGGGGAAGACAAGGTCCGAAATTCATTCAGGGTGCCGGCGTCGGACAAGGACAATGTGCTGGCAGTTTTCTATCAAAAAACCTTCACGGTAGTTAATATATCCAGCATCGGGATCGCAATTCGTGCGGACAGTTGTCTCGAATTCGAAGCCGGCCAAATCATTGAAGATGCCGAACTTGTGCTGGGCAGCCAGCGTATGGAAGGGCTTACTGCCAAAGTTGTCCATTGTTCCGTCCATGATACCGGAGACCTTCAGTTCGGGCTGGCCTGGGTCAACATGACCGCAGAAGAAAAAGAACGTATTGATGGCGTGATTGAACGGATCAAGGCAAGATTTTTAAGTAAAGAATGA
- the rfaE2 gene encoding D-glycero-beta-D-manno-heptose 1-phosphate adenylyltransferase → MDNKIVTLDDMCRLSSDYRTAGKTVVFTNGCFDILHAGHVSYLARAKACGDVLVLGLNSDASVRKIKGEDRPVVPEGQRACVVAALECVDHVVLFDAPDPGDMIRIIVPHVLVKGADWPEDKIIGGDFVKSAGGRVERIPFEQEVSTTKIIERIGKRFYGAS, encoded by the coding sequence ATGGATAATAAAATAGTCACCCTGGACGATATGTGCAGGCTTTCCAGCGATTACCGGACTGCCGGCAAAACTGTGGTCTTTACCAACGGCTGCTTTGATATCCTCCATGCCGGCCATGTTTCTTACCTGGCCCGGGCCAAGGCCTGCGGGGATGTCCTGGTGCTCGGGCTGAATTCCGATGCCTCCGTCCGGAAGATAAAGGGAGAGGACCGCCCGGTGGTGCCGGAGGGACAGCGGGCCTGTGTGGTGGCGGCCCTTGAATGCGTGGACCATGTGGTGCTCTTTGATGCCCCCGACCCCGGGGACATGATCCGTATCATCGTCCCCCATGTTCTGGTCAAGGGAGCCGATTGGCCGGAAGACAAGATTATCGGCGGGGATTTTGTAAAATCCGCCGGCGGCCGTGTGGAACGGATTCCCTTTGAACAGGAGGTTTCCACCACAAAAATCATTGAGCGGATCGGAAAACGGTTTTATGGCGCCTCCTGA
- a CDS encoding branched-chain amino acid ABC transporter permease encodes MEEIIQYLFSGITTGAIYAVIAVGLSMLYSSTELINFAHGEFVMVGAMGLVTLWVHLAWPLPLAIAGTIALGCALGLLFERFAIRTARSPQPIVLVIITVGASIFLRGLGMIAWGKDPFSVPPFSSHDSIEILGAALLPQSLWIVAAAVALAGGIHFFLKKSLTGKAMVACAVNKKAAWLTGIPSERMAVLAFAISTGCGAVAGIFIAPITMSSYDMGTILGLKGFCAAMIGGLGSLWGAFAGGILLGVLESLGAGLISSGLKDAIAFILLLLILYVRPGGLFSAKEAKRF; translated from the coding sequence ATGGAGGAAATCATCCAATACCTCTTTTCCGGCATTACCACCGGGGCCATTTATGCGGTGATCGCCGTGGGGCTGTCCATGCTGTACAGCTCCACGGAGCTCATCAACTTTGCCCACGGGGAGTTCGTCATGGTCGGGGCCATGGGCCTGGTCACCCTCTGGGTCCACCTGGCCTGGCCCCTGCCCCTGGCCATTGCCGGCACCATCGCCCTGGGCTGCGCCCTGGGCCTGCTCTTTGAGCGCTTTGCCATCCGCACCGCCAGAAGCCCCCAGCCCATTGTGCTGGTGATCATCACAGTGGGCGCCTCCATATTTCTGCGGGGTCTAGGCATGATTGCCTGGGGCAAGGACCCTTTCAGCGTCCCCCCCTTTTCCAGCCATGACTCCATTGAGATCCTGGGTGCTGCACTGCTGCCCCAGTCGCTGTGGATCGTAGCGGCGGCCGTTGCTTTGGCAGGGGGAATCCATTTTTTCCTGAAAAAAAGCCTTACGGGCAAGGCCATGGTGGCCTGCGCCGTGAACAAAAAAGCGGCCTGGCTTACGGGTATCCCATCGGAAAGAATGGCGGTACTGGCCTTTGCCATCAGCACGGGCTGCGGGGCGGTTGCCGGTATTTTCATCGCCCCCATCACCATGAGCTCCTACGACATGGGCACCATCCTGGGGCTCAAGGGATTCTGTGCCGCCATGATCGGCGGCCTGGGCAGCCTGTGGGGCGCCTTTGCCGGCGGCATTCTTCTGGGCGTTCTGGAATCCCTAGGTGCGGGCCTGATCTCTTCGGGACTGAAAGATGCCATTGCATTTATTTTACTGCTGCTGATTCTCTACGTCCGCCCGGGCGGACTTTTTTCCGCAAAAGAGGCAAAACGGTTTTAA
- a CDS encoding AtpZ/AtpI family protein: MNEDKGKTFRELGYFASLGISVALSIVIGLALGWWLDKQFDTQPVLLLVGLAFGIAAGFSNIIRAGQKGREIDKREEEKKNK, from the coding sequence ATGAATGAGGATAAAGGCAAAACCTTTCGGGAACTGGGGTATTTTGCAAGCCTCGGCATCTCGGTGGCCCTGTCCATCGTCATCGGTCTGGCCTTGGGGTGGTGGCTCGACAAGCAATTCGACACACAGCCTGTTCTACTGCTGGTTGGCCTGGCATTCGGCATTGCCGCCGGTTTTTCCAATATCATCCGGGCGGGGCAGAAGGGCAGGGAGATCGATAAGCGTGAAGAAGAAAAGAAAAATAAGTAA
- a CDS encoding carbon-nitrogen family hydrolase: MEKRGFRAAAVQFDIVNGNIEANLGTAFSYLEELADRGADLAVLPELFSCGFDNENIAVHARRTPQTLARMAQFAGSRSMALAGTLPEAEGDRVYNTLYYIDRDGQVKGGYRKLHLFRLTAEHEFYAPGDEVVFVDTGFGRIGLMICYDLRFPELARQLFLDGARLFIVSAQWPAPRVAHWQTLLRARAIENQSYMLCCNRTGSDGALEFPGSSAIVGPSGETMGQAGSDAGFITADIDTDAPARAAAQIPVAEDRRKDIYG; this comes from the coding sequence ATGGAAAAGAGAGGATTTCGGGCGGCAGCCGTCCAGTTTGACATTGTCAACGGAAATATTGAGGCCAATCTGGGTACGGCCTTTTCCTATCTTGAAGAACTGGCAGACCGGGGAGCGGACCTGGCGGTGCTGCCGGAACTGTTTTCCTGCGGGTTTGACAATGAAAATATCGCAGTCCATGCCCGTCGTACCCCGCAGACCCTGGCGCGGATGGCACAATTTGCCGGCTCGCGGTCCATGGCACTGGCCGGCACCCTGCCCGAGGCGGAAGGTGACCGGGTATACAATACCTTATATTACATTGACCGGGACGGGCAGGTTAAGGGCGGCTACCGAAAGCTTCACCTGTTCCGGCTGACCGCTGAGCATGAGTTCTATGCCCCGGGAGATGAGGTTGTATTTGTTGACACCGGTTTCGGCCGCATTGGGCTGATGATCTGTTACGACCTGCGGTTTCCTGAGCTTGCCCGGCAGCTTTTCCTTGACGGGGCAAGGCTTTTCATTGTATCTGCCCAGTGGCCTGCTCCCAGGGTGGCCCACTGGCAGACCCTGCTCCGGGCCCGGGCCATTGAAAACCAGAGTTATATGCTCTGCTGCAACCGGACCGGAAGTGACGGGGCGCTTGAATTCCCGGGATCTTCCGCCATTGTGGGGCCTTCCGGGGAAACAATGGGCCAGGCCGGTTCCGATGCCGGTTTTATTACCGCTGACATAGATACGGATGCGCCGGCCCGGGCCGCAGCCCAGATCCCGGTCGCAGAAGACAGACGAAAGGATATATATGGATAA
- a CDS encoding branched-chain amino acid ABC transporter permease, with product MDDNKNKIRLENGIFIAVVLALGLLTDNTYYLQIMTFIGINTLLTLGLNMLMGYAGQISLGHAAFYGIGAYTTAILSTTYGFSPWTALCLSVGLAVAVAFVVGLPTLRLEGYYLGMGTLGFGMIITILFREWSSVTGGASGFVGIPVLEAGPVSFMSGRNYYFLVWGTVLIALLICRRILSSRMGRALRSIHDGEKAALAVGVNTHFLKLQIFMFSAALGAVAGFLYAHFVLFISPESFGFMVSVKMVTMVVIGGMASVWGALLGASLLTLLPEVLHGFAEYEMIIFGLILMVVMIFLPQGLTRGFLDMYQAARKKQ from the coding sequence ATGGATGACAATAAAAATAAAATCCGGTTGGAAAACGGCATTTTCATCGCCGTGGTTCTGGCCCTGGGACTGCTTACGGACAACACCTACTACCTGCAGATCATGACCTTCATCGGCATCAACACCCTGCTGACCTTGGGATTAAACATGCTCATGGGCTATGCCGGCCAGATTTCCCTGGGCCATGCGGCATTTTACGGTATCGGCGCCTACACCACGGCCATCCTCTCCACCACCTACGGGTTTTCCCCATGGACGGCGCTGTGCCTTTCCGTGGGCCTTGCCGTGGCCGTGGCCTTTGTGGTGGGCCTGCCCACCCTCCGCCTGGAGGGGTACTACCTGGGCATGGGCACCCTGGGCTTTGGCATGATCATCACCATACTATTCCGTGAATGGAGTTCGGTGACCGGCGGCGCCTCCGGATTCGTCGGCATTCCCGTTCTTGAAGCGGGCCCTGTCTCCTTTATGTCGGGCAGAAATTATTACTTCCTGGTCTGGGGAACGGTGCTCATTGCCCTGCTCATCTGTCGCAGGATTCTCTCCTCCCGCATGGGACGGGCGTTGCGTTCCATCCACGACGGTGAAAAGGCAGCCCTGGCCGTGGGGGTGAACACCCATTTTCTCAAACTCCAGATTTTCATGTTTTCAGCGGCCCTGGGGGCGGTGGCGGGATTTCTTTATGCCCATTTTGTGCTGTTCATCAGCCCGGAGTCCTTTGGATTCATGGTATCGGTGAAGATGGTGACCATGGTGGTCATCGGAGGCATGGCCAGCGTCTGGGGGGCATTGTTGGGCGCCTCCCTGCTCACCCTGCTCCCCGAGGTCCTCCACGGGTTTGCCGAATATGAGATGATCATCTTCGGCCTCATTCTCATGGTGGTCATGATATTTCTGCCCCAGGGCCTTACCCGGGGATTTCTGGATATGTACCAGGCAGCAAGGAAAAAACAATGA